A section of the Centroberyx gerrardi isolate f3 chromosome 8, fCenGer3.hap1.cur.20231027, whole genome shotgun sequence genome encodes:
- the ap3m2 gene encoding AP-3 complex subunit mu-2, giving the protein MIHSLFLVNASGDIFLEKHWKSVVSRSVCDYFFEAQERATEPENVPPVIPTPHHYLISVLRHRIYFVAVIQSEVPPLFVIEFLHRVVDTFQDYFGVCTEAAIKDNVVVVYELLEEMLDNGFPLATESNILKELIKPPTILRTMVNTITGSTNVGEQLPTGQLSVVPWRRTGVKYTNNEAYFDVVEEIDAIIDKSGSTITAEIQGVIDACVKLTGMPDLTLSFMNPRLLDDVSFHPCVRFKRWEAERILSFIPPDGNFRLLSYHVSSQNLVAIPVYVKHNITFREGSSQGRFDLTLGPKQTMGKAVESVLVSSQLPRGVLNTNLNPSQGTYTFDPVTKLLTWDVGKINPQKLPSLKGSMSLQAGASKPDENPSINIQFKIQQMAISGLKVNRLDMYGEKYKPFKGIKYMTKAGKFQVRT; this is encoded by the exons ATGATCCACAGCCTGTTCCTGGTTAACGCCTCGGGGGACATCTTCCTGGAGAAGCATTGGAAGAGCGTGGTCAGCCGCTCCGTCTGCGACTACTTCTTCGAGGCCCAGGAGCGCGCCACCGAGCCAGAGAACGTCCCGCCGGTGATCCCCACGCCGCACCACTACCTCATCAGCGTGCTCAGGCATCGCATCTACTTCGTGGCCGTTATCCAGAGCGAGGTGCCGCCGCTCTTTGTCATCGAGTTCCTGCACCGAGTCGTTGACACGTTCCAG GACTATTTTGGAGTGTGTACAGAGGCCGCCATCAAGGACAATGTGGTAGTGGTGTATGAGCTACTGGAGGAGATGCTGGACAATGGCTTTCCCCTGGCCACAGAGTCCAACATCCTCAAGGAGCTTATCAAGCCCCCCACCATCCTCCGCACAATGGTCAACACTATCACAG gcagCACAAACGTGGGTGAACAGCTCCCTACAGGTCAGCTGTCAGTGGTGCCATGGCGGCGCACCGGGGTGAAATACACCAACAATGAAGCCTATTTTGACGTGGTGGAGGAGATCGATGCTATCATTGACAAGTCAG GCTCCACTATCACAGCAGAAATACAGGGAGTGATTGATGCCTGTGTGAAACTGACCGGCATGCCCGACCTCACTCTCTCATTTATG AATCCTCGGCTGCTGGACGACGTCAGCTTCCACCCGTGCGTTCGGTTCAAGCGCTGGGAGGCCGAGCGGatcctctccttcatcccccCCGACGGAAACTTCCGGCTGCTGTCCTACCACGTCAGCTCTCAGAA CCTGGTGGCCATCCCGGTGTACGTCAAACACAACATCACCTTCCGCGAGGGAAGCTCCCAGGGCCGCTTTGACTTGACCCTGGGCCCCAAGCAGACCATGGGCAAGGCCGTGGAGTCGGTCCTGGTTAGCAGCCAGCTGCCGCGAGGCGTCCTCAACACCAACCTCAACCCCTCCCAGGGGACGTACACTTTCGACCCAGTCACCAAG TTGTTGACTTGGGACGTTGGGAAGATCAACCCCCAGAAGCTTCCCAGTCTGAAGGGCTCCATGAGCCTGCAGGCCGGGGCCTCCAAACCCGACGAGAACCCCTCCATCAACATCCAGTTCAAGATCCAACAGATGGCCatctcag GACTGAAGGTGAACCGGCTGGATATGTACGGCGAGAAGTATAAACCTTTCAAAGGCATCAAGTACATGACCAAGGCTGGCAAGTTCCAGGTCCGGACATAG